The Candidatus Thorarchaeota archaeon genome window below encodes:
- a CDS encoding DUF131 domain-containing protein — translation MQTGTMLTLIGVALILIGVALILAGLMIESRSSHDRTGDSQTSSRGVVLIGPIPIIWGFGPRGKVIAVIAFAAVVLLWLLLLL, via the coding sequence ATGCAGACCGGTACCATGTTGACACTCATTGGTGTTGCATTGATTCTAATAGGCGTGGCTCTGATACTTGCGGGGCTAATGATTGAGTCACGCTCGTCGCACGATAGGACAGGAGATAGTCAGACGAGTAGCAGAGGGGTTGTGCTGATAGGTCCCATCCCCATCATCTGGGGCTTTGGACCCAGAGGGAAGGTCATTGCGGTCATCGCCTTTGCAGCCGTGGTGCTTCTGTGGCTTCTCTTGCTGCTCTAG